In Pseudomonas sp. MTM4, one genomic interval encodes:
- a CDS encoding disulfide bond formation protein B codes for MNPQPSGMPWNLLLLTWLVALVSTLSALFIGEVMGQAPCVLCWFQRAFMFPLAVILAIACYRSDFTVWHYALPLTAIGAALAFVHTLLYAGLIPQPIQPCTATGPSCSGAGMTLFGVVPLPALALFAFILIAILLIIIRRRTTP; via the coding sequence ATGAATCCTCAACCTTCAGGCATGCCCTGGAACCTGCTGCTGCTAACCTGGCTGGTCGCACTGGTATCGACCCTGTCCGCGCTGTTCATTGGTGAGGTGATGGGCCAGGCACCCTGCGTGTTGTGCTGGTTCCAGCGTGCCTTCATGTTTCCGCTGGCGGTGATCCTGGCCATCGCCTGCTACCGCTCGGATTTCACCGTCTGGCACTATGCCCTGCCGCTGACCGCTATCGGTGCGGCACTGGCATTTGTTCACACGCTGCTCTATGCAGGGCTGATTCCACAGCCGATCCAGCCCTGCACGGCCACTGGTCCATCCTGCTCAGGCGCCGGAATGACCCTCTTCGGCGTGGTGCCCCTGCCGGCACTCGCCTTGTTCGCTTTTATCCTTATCGCCATCCTGCTCATAATCATCCGTCGGAGAACCACCCCATGA
- a CDS encoding thioredoxin domain-containing protein, which translates to MNRRSVVLIVSVVILAVFAAAAFFYSPSQSPQQAQAPGSTAQETATQPKQNGGQLVRFHSPVFGPAQAPVTIVEFFDPSCEACRAFHPYVKQILAENPEDVRLVLRYVLFHQGSEEVARMLEAARKQNLHEQVLGAVLEAQPGWHDDPKVTQAWAAAERVGLNLEQARQDMHTPGVNAVLETDMQDVKAVGVRGTPTFFVNGRALSEFGPEPLRQLVNSEVAKARE; encoded by the coding sequence ATGAATCGCCGTTCCGTGGTCCTGATCGTCAGTGTCGTGATCCTGGCCGTCTTTGCTGCCGCCGCATTCTTCTATTCCCCCTCGCAATCGCCTCAACAGGCCCAGGCTCCCGGTTCGACAGCCCAAGAGACCGCGACACAACCCAAACAGAACGGCGGCCAGTTGGTTCGCTTCCACTCACCAGTGTTCGGCCCGGCGCAAGCGCCAGTGACCATCGTCGAATTCTTTGACCCTTCCTGCGAGGCATGCCGCGCCTTCCACCCCTATGTGAAGCAGATCCTCGCCGAGAACCCGGAAGACGTGCGTTTGGTGCTGCGCTATGTACTGTTCCATCAAGGCTCCGAAGAGGTGGCGCGAATGCTGGAGGCGGCGCGTAAGCAAAATCTCCATGAACAAGTGTTGGGGGCTGTGCTGGAAGCCCAACCCGGTTGGCACGACGACCCCAAGGTAACGCAGGCATGGGCTGCTGCAGAGCGCGTCGGTTTGAACTTGGAACAGGCCCGCCAGGACATGCATACGCCTGGCGTCAACGCCGTGCTGGAAACGGACATGCAGGACGTTAAAGCCGTTGGGGTTCGTGGCACGCCGACTTTTTTTGTCAATGGTCGTGCGCTCAGCGAGTTTGGCCCGGAGCCGCTGCGCCAGTTGGTGAACAGCGAAGTGGCCAAGGCACGAGAATGA
- a CDS encoding isoprenylcysteine carboxylmethyltransferase family protein, with translation MSALENRVPPLLVAGLIAVLMGLSGTKLPGFELAWTARLTFALPILLLGLGVCLAGVLSFRRARTTVNPLQPQQASALVEAGIYRYSRNPMYLGFAIILAAWALVLASPLTLLGVVAFVLYMNRFQIPAEEWALETLFGESFARYRARVRRWL, from the coding sequence ATGAGCGCGCTGGAAAACCGCGTGCCACCGCTGCTCGTGGCCGGCCTGATCGCTGTGCTGATGGGTTTGTCGGGAACCAAATTGCCGGGTTTCGAACTGGCATGGACCGCGCGCCTGACCTTCGCTTTGCCAATACTGCTCCTGGGGCTCGGCGTGTGCCTCGCCGGCGTCCTGTCGTTTCGCCGCGCGCGTACTACGGTTAATCCATTGCAGCCGCAGCAGGCTTCTGCATTAGTGGAGGCTGGCATCTACCGGTACAGCCGCAACCCCATGTACTTAGGCTTTGCCATTATCCTGGCGGCTTGGGCGCTGGTCTTGGCCTCGCCTCTAACCCTGCTTGGCGTAGTTGCTTTCGTGCTGTACATGAACCGTTTCCAGATCCCAGCCGAAGAGTGGGCGCTGGAAACATTGTTCGGCGAATCATTTGCCCGCTACCGTGCACGAGTCCGCCGCTGGCTCTGA
- a CDS encoding cation diffusion facilitator family transporter has protein sequence MAHEHNHNTEAIGDKRLIAAIGVNTVLTLAQVVGGILSGSLSLIADALHNLSDAASLVIALIARKIGRKPPDAFKTFGYRRSETIAALINLVTLIIVGLYLIYEAIGRFFAPQPIEGWTVVVVAGIALIVDVVTALLTYTMSKNSMNIKAAFLHNVSDALASVGVIIAGTLILLYDWYWTDTVLTLMIAGYVLWQGFSMLPKTIHLLMEGAPEGVSITDIINVMEQVDDVVSVHHVHVWEIAEHSTALEAHVVIKKASLPEIERVKTDLKRVLHERFKVSHSTLEMELDGSVCIDTRQADSHRSEA, from the coding sequence ATGGCTCACGAACATAACCATAACACCGAAGCCATAGGCGATAAGCGTTTAATCGCTGCCATTGGCGTTAATACTGTGCTAACTCTGGCACAAGTTGTTGGAGGAATACTTTCTGGCAGTTTATCGCTCATAGCTGACGCGCTACATAACTTGAGCGATGCCGCATCACTGGTTATTGCGCTCATCGCACGTAAAATCGGTCGCAAACCGCCAGATGCTTTTAAAACCTTCGGCTACCGACGCAGTGAAACCATAGCGGCTTTGATTAACTTGGTCACGCTGATTATCGTTGGTCTCTACCTCATCTACGAAGCTATAGGTCGGTTTTTTGCCCCACAGCCCATTGAAGGATGGACAGTGGTCGTGGTGGCGGGAATAGCCTTGATTGTAGATGTCGTCACGGCCTTGCTCACCTACACAATGTCTAAGAATAGCATGAATATAAAGGCGGCATTCTTGCACAATGTGTCGGATGCGCTGGCCTCCGTCGGTGTTATTATTGCCGGAACATTAATCCTTCTGTATGACTGGTATTGGACAGATACTGTACTGACGCTGATGATTGCTGGTTACGTGCTATGGCAGGGCTTTAGCATGCTACCTAAAACCATTCACTTGTTAATGGAGGGCGCACCAGAAGGAGTTTCCATCACTGATATAATCAATGTCATGGAGCAAGTGGACGACGTTGTGAGTGTTCACCACGTACATGTCTGGGAAATTGCCGAACATTCAACTGCATTGGAAGCTCACGTTGTCATCAAGAAGGCTAGCCTGCCCGAAATTGAACGAGTGAAGACTGATTTAAAACGTGTACTTCATGAGCGATTCAAAGTCAGCCACTCGACACTTGAAATGGAGCTAGACGGCAGTGTTTGTATCGACACCAGGCAGGCCGACAGTCATCGCAGCGAAGCATAA